The Microterricola viridarii nucleotide sequence CCGCCCCCGGCACCGAGGTCGTCTACTCCTGGCGCTCCTTCGAGGCCTACCCCGGCCTCGTCACCGTCTCCGGCGCGACGAGCGTGCAGGTGCCGAACACGCCGGAGCACGGCCACGACCTGCCCGCCATCGCCGCGGCCATCGGCCCGCAGACCAGCCTCGTCATCATCTGCAGCCCGAACAACCCCACCGGCACCGTCGTCGGCGCCGAGGAGTTCGCCTCCTTCATGGCGACCGTGCAGGAGGACGTCATCGTCGTGCTCGACGAGGCCTACGCCGAGTTCGTGAACGCCGGGGCGGCCGCGGACGAGCCGGCCGTCAACGGCCTGCCGCGCGGCGCCGCGCCGCTCACCGCGCGCTATCCCAACCTCGTGATCCTGCGCACCTTCTCCAAGGCGTACGGCCTGGCCGGCCTGCGCGTCGGCTTCGCCATCGGCTCCGAGGCGATCCTGGACGCGGCCCGCGCCACGGCGATCCCGCTCTCGGTCACCGCCCAGGCCGCATCCGCGGCCCAGGCCTCGCTGGCCGCCGAGAAGCAGCTGCTCGAGCGGGTCAAGGTCATCGCGGCCCGGCGCGACGCCCTCCACGACGCCCTCACCGCCCAGGGCTGGGCGCTCCCCCGCTCCTTCGCGAACTTCCTCTGGCTGCCGCTCGGCGCCGAGACGGCCGCCGCCGCCGCGACGCTGTTGGAGGCCGGGCTCGTCGTGCGCGCCTTCCCCACTCCCGAGAACCCGGCGGATGCCGGCATCCGCGTCTCGATCGGCGAGGAGGAGGCGGTCCCCCGCCTGCTCGCCGCCGCCCAGGGCATCCTCGACTCCCTCTCCCCCGGCCACCCGGCCCGCACAGAACGGTGACAGCCCCAGTGAACGCTGACCAAACCGTGAATGCTGACAAGACTGTGATTGGTGACTCAACTGTGAACGGCAGCTCCCCCACCCCGCACGGCGTGCCCATGGTGCAGATGCTTGCCGCCGACGGCACCTTCGCCCCGAACGCGGCCGCCGAGGAGTACCTGCCGTACTTCGAGCGGCTCGGCGACGGCGACTTCCGCCAGTTCTACCGCGACATGGTCGTGGTGCGCCGCTTCGACAAGGACGCCGCCAACCTGCAGCGCCAGGGCCAGCTCGCCCTCTGGGTGCCCAGCCACGGCCAGGAGGCCGCCCAGGTCGGCTCCGCGCACGCCGCCCGCCCGCAGGACCACATCTTCCCGAGCTATCGCGAGCACGTCGTCGGCCTGGTCCGCGGGCTCGACCTCGTCGACATCCTGCGCGTGCTCAAGGGCGTCACGATGGGCGGCTGGGACCCGGCCGAGGTCGGCAACTTCCACCTGTACAGCTTCGTGCTGGCCTCGCAGACCCTGCACGCCACCGGCTACGCCATGGGCATGCAGTTCGACGGCACCACGGCGACCGGTAACCCGGAGACCGACGAGGCCGTCATGGTCTACTACGGCGACGGTGCCTCCTCGCAGGGCGACGTCAACGAGGCGCTCGTCTTCGCCTCCAGCTACCAGACCCCGCAGGTGTTCTTCCTGCAGAACAACGGCTGGGCCATCTCGGTGCCGGTCGAGCGCCAGTCGCGCGTGCCGCTGGCCCTGCGCGGCCCCGGCTTCGGCATGCCCGGCATCCAGATCGACGGCAACGACGTCTTCGCCAGCTACGCGGTCACCGCCAAGCACCTCGACGACGCCCGCGCCGGCCACGGCCCGGCCCTGATCGAGGCGATGACGTACCGGATCGGCGCGCACACCACGGCCGACGACCCCACCAAGTACCGCCGCGACGCCGAGACCGAGGCCTGGCTGCCGCGCGACCCGATCGTGCGCCTGCGCGCCTTCCTCGAGGGCCGCGGCACGGAGCAGGGCTTCTTCGACGAGGTGGATGCCGAGGCGGCCGACTTCTCCGCCGACGCGCGCCGGCGCACCCTGGAGGTCACGGCACCCGGCGACGAGGTGATCTTCGACAATGTCTATGCGGAACCGCATCCGCTGATCACAGAGCAGAAAGCGTGGCTCGAGGCATTCGAGGCTTCGTTTGAGGACGGCACGGCATGAACGCGACGACAAGCAACGCGATGACCAGCAACGAGGGCGCCCCGAGCGCGAACCTGCCGCTCGGCAAGGCGATCAACGCCGGTCTCCGCGCCGCGATGAGCGGCAACGACAAGGTGCTGCTGATGGGCGAGGACATCGGCCCCCTCGGCGGCGTCTTCCGGGTCACAGAGGGGCTGCACGCCGAGTTCGGCGACAAGCGGGTGCTCGACACCCCGCTGGCGGAGTCCGGCATCATCGGCACCGCGATCGGCCTGGCCATGCGCGGCTACCGCCCGGTCTGCGAGATCCAGTTCGACGGCTTCATCTTCCCCGGCTTCGACCAGATCACCACCCAGCTCTCCCGCATGCGCGCCCGCCACGGCGGTCGGATCAGCATGCCCGTCGTCATCCGCGTGCCCTACGGCGGGCACATCGGCTCGATCGAGCACCACCAGGAGAGCCCGGAGGCGTACTTCGCGCACACGCCGGGCCTGCGCGTGGTCAGCCCGTCCAACCCAAATGACGCCTACTGGATGATCCAGCAGGCGATCGCCTCCGACGACCCCGTGCTGTTCTTCGAGCCGAAGAGCCGCTACTGGCCGAAGGGAACCGTCGAGTTCGGCGCCGAAGCCTCGGCGATCACCCCGCTGCACTCCAGCCGGGTCGTGCGCGCGGGCACCGACGTCACCGTCGTCGGCCACGGCGCCATGATCAGCGTGCTGCTCGAGGCCGCAGAGCTGGCCGCAGAGGAGGGCATCAGCATCGAGGTCGTCGACCTCCGCTCGATCTCCCCGATCGACTACGCCCCGATCCTGGAGTCGGTCGCCAAGACCACCCGCCTGGTCGTGGCGCAGGAGGCATCCGGCTTCGTCAGCGTCGGCTCCGAGATCGCCGCGACGGTCATGGAGAAGGCGTTCTACCTGCTCGAGGCCCCCGTTCTGCGGGTCTCCGGCTTCGACACGCCGTTCCCGCCTGCCGCCGTCGAGACGCAGTTCCTGCCCAGCCCCGACCGGGTGCTCGAGGCCGTCGACCGCGCGCTCGCCTACTAGCGACATTCTCTTCTTGGCCGAGCCCACCTACACTTTGACCATCCGCACGGAAGGCACCCCATGAGCGAACTCACCTTCAACCTCCCCGACGTCGGCGAAGGTCTCACCGAGGCCGAGATCGTGCAGTGGAAGGTCGCCGTCGGCGACACCGTCGCGATCAACGACGTCCTGGTCGAGATCGAGACGGCGAAGTCGCTCGTCGAGCTGCCCTCGCCCTTCGCCGGAATCGTCGGCGCCATCCTGGTTGAGGAGGGCACCACCGTCGACGTCGGCACGGCGATCATCACCGTCGGCTCCGCGGATGCCGCAGCGCCCGCCCCGGCCGTCCAGGGCAGCGGCGCCGCGGCGTCGGTGGCCGCGGATGCCGCCGCCACCGTGTCCGTCGAGAGCGACGCCGCCGCGGCAGACAGCGCCGACGACAAGCCCGGCGCCGTGCTGGTCGGCCACGGCAGCTCCGCCACGAGCGGCAGCCGCCGCCGGCGCGCCCGCTCGCACGCCGCCGCACACGAGACACTGGCGCCCCCGGCCGCGCACCCCGCTCCGGCCGCCCCCGCCGCTCCGGCCGCTCCGGCCGCGGCTGCCGTGCGGCCCAGCACGCCGCGCATCGCGGTGCCCGCGGCATCCGCCGGCCCGGTCATCGCCAAGCCCCCCGTGCGCAAGCTCGCCAAGGACCTCGACGTCGACCTCGGCACGGTCACGCCGACCGGCCCGATCGGCGACATCACCCGCGACGACGTGATCCGCGCCGCCTCGCAGGTGAGCGTGTTCCGCAACATCGAGACGCCGGAGTGGCCGGAGGGTCGCGAGGACAAGATCCCCGTCAAGGGCGTGCGCAAGGCCATCGCCAACGCCATGGTGTCCAGCGCCTTCTCCGCGCCGCACGTCAGCCTCTTCGTCGACGTGGACGCGACCCGCACCATGGAGTTCGTGAAACGTCTCAAGAGCTCCACCGACTTCGCCGGCGTGAAGGTGTCGCCGCTGCTGATCATGGCCAAGGCGATGATCTGGGCGGTGCGCCGCAACCCCACCGTGAACGCGGCCTGGGGCGACGAGGAGATCGTCGTCAAGCACTACGTGAACCTCGGCATCGCCGCGGCCACCCCGCGCGGCCTGATCGTGCCCAACGTCAAGGAGGCGCAGGCGATGAGCCTGCTCCAGCTGGCCGGCGCGCTCGAGCAGCTGACCATCACCGCCCGCGACGGCAAGACCAGCCCGGCCGAGATGAGCGGCGGCACGATCACGATCACCAACATCGGCGTCTTCGGCATGGACACCGGCACGCCGATCCTCAACCCGGGCGAGGTCGCCATCGTCGCCCTCGGCACGATCAAGCAGAAGCCGTGGGTCGTCGACGGCGAGGTGCGCGCCCGCTACGTCACGACGATCGGCGCGAGCTTCGACCACCGTGTCGTCGACGGGGATGTGGCCAGCCGCTTCCTGGCCGACGTCGCCTCGATCATCGAGGAGCCGGCGCTGCTGCTCGACTGACGCCCGTGACGCGCGGCGTCACGCGCACTCGCGGCTCCGCTCCCCCGACCGGCGCGGCGTCCCGGCGGTCAGCACGCACCACCTTCCGCGTGCTACGCGCACGCGAGCCGCGGTCGGAGCGTCCAGGCGGCGGTGGAGAGCGCTGCGAAAGGTAACGAACGTATAACGCTCAGAGTGGGTGCCCTGCCCAGCAACGGCGGGGATCCTCCGCATCGATCGCTGGTTATCCACAGGCGATCGGCGGTTCTCGATTGGTCTTGACCGGCCTCGGTTGATAGCTTCGATGAGGCCGAAGTTGGCCACAATCCAGTCCGCGGTCGGCGTGATTTCTGCCTGTGCAGAATCGAGCCGGGCGTATGGTCGGATGATGTCGGCGGCGGCCCCGTGGCCCCGTCAGCGGGCCGTGTGATTCGCCGCAAACACCGTGTTTGCCGCTTGAGGCCACACGCCCAGCATTCGTCTCCGACCCGGCCGCAATAAGCGAAAGCGCACGCCGAGGAAGCGTTATTCGGCGTGCGCGCGGAGTACAACACGTGTCCGACAATCCCTACCCCGCCGTGCCCACCGGGCCCGCCGTTCGAGCCACATCGCTCTACAAGGCATTCGGCAGAAAACCGCTCGACACCGTCGCCAGGCTCCGGGCCGGCGCCGAGCGTGGCAGCCTTCCCGCCGAGCAGACCGCCGCGGTGATCGACGCCTCCTTCGAGGTCAAGCGCGGCGAGATCTTCGTCGTCATGGGGCTCTCCGGCTCCGGCAAGTCCACCCTCATCCGCATGCTCAACGGCCTGCTCGCCCCCACCAGCGGCACCGTCGAGGTGGCCGGGACGACCATCACCGGGCTGGCCCCGAAGCAGCTGCGCGCCGTGCGCCGGCAGAGCATCTCGATGGTCTTCCAGCACTTCGCCCTGCTGCCGCACCGCACCGTGATCGACAACGTCGCCTACGGGCTTGAGGTGCAGGGTGTTCCGCTCGAGGAACGCCGGGCCCGGGCGAACACCATCATCGGCATCGTCGGCCTGGCCGGCTGGGAGGACAAGCTTCCCGCGCAGCTCTCCGGCGGCATGCAGCAGCGCGTCGGCCTGGCCCGCGCCCTCGCCGCAGACACCGACATCCTGCTCATGGACGAGGCGTTCTCGGCCCTGGACCCGCTGATCCGCCGCGAGATGCAGGAGCAGCTCGTCGAGCTGCAGGCCGAGCTCGGCAAGACGATCATCTTCATCACCCACGACCTCAACGAGGCCATGTTCCTCGGCGACCGCATCGCCGTGATGCGCGACGGCCGCATCGTGCAGATCGGCACGCCGGAGGAGATCCTGACCGACCCGGCCAACGACTATGTCGCCCAGTTCGTGCAGGACGTTGACCGGGCCAGAGTGCTGACGGCCTCCAGCGTGATGGAGCCGGCACGGGCGATCGTCTCGCTCTCTGCCGGCCCGCGCGCGGCTCTCCGCACAATGCGCGACCTGCAGACGTCTGCCGCCTACGTGCTCGGCAACGGCCGCACGCTGCTCGGCGTCGTGCGCGACCGCGACGTCATCCGCCAGGTGAGGAACCGCGAGACCGACCTCTCTCTGATCGTGCGGCACGACCTCTCAGCGGTCGACGCCGACACCAACCTCAGCGACCTCGTCGAGGCCTCCGTCGAGAGCGATCTGCCGCTGGCCGTCGTCGACTCCCGCACGCGCCTGCTCGGCGTCATCCCGCGCGTCACCCTGCTGGCCGCCCTCGGCAACGTGTCGAGCCACACCGGCGAGGTGCCGGTGATGATCGACCCGCCGGCCACCATCCCCGTCGACGTCGTCACCGAGACGCTGCTCGCCACGGGCGGCCCGACAGAGCCGGCGGATGCCGCGCTCGAAGGGAGCCTGCGATGATCCCCGCCCTGCTGCCCAGCGCCCCGCCCACCAGCCCGGTCATCCCGCTCGGCCCCTGGGTCGAGGCCTTCATCGAGTTCCTGACCGAGACCCTCGGCTGGTTCTTCGGCGCCCTGCGCGCCGCCTTCGGCGGGCTCTACGACGTGGTCGACCTGGCCCTGGCCGCCCCGCCGTTCTGGGCCGTCATCGCGGTTGTCACCCTGCTCGGCCTGTACCTGCGCGGCTGGCTGTTCGCCGCGGGCTCGGCCCTCGGACTCGTGCTCATCGTGCTGCTCGGCCAGTGGGGCAACGCGATGGACACCCTCGCCCTGGTGCTGGTGGCCAGCGCCATCGCCATCATCGTGAGCGTGCCGCTCGGCATCCTCGCCGCCCGCTCTGGCACGGCATCCGCCGTGATCAAGCCGATCCTCGACTTCATGCAGACGATGCCCGCGTTCGTCTACCTGATTCCCGCGCTGATCCTGTTCCGCGTCGGCGTCGTGCCCGGCATCGTGGCGACCATCATCTTCGCGATGGCCCCCGGCGTGCGCATGACCGAGCTCGGCATCCGCGGCGTCGACAAGGAGGTCGTCGAGGCCGCCCACGCCTTCGGCTCCTCCCCCGCCCGGATCCTGCGCCAGATCCAGCTGCCGCTGGCCATGCCGACGATCCTCGCCGGCATCAACCAGGTCATCATGCTCTCGCTCTCGATGGTCGTCATCGCCGGCATGGTCGGCGCCGGCGGCCTCGGCGGCCAGGTCGTGGCGAGCCTCAACCGCATCGACGTCGCGCTCGGCTTCGAGGCCGGCCTCTCCGTGGTGATCCTCGCCATCATCCTCGACCGGATGACGGCCGCACTCGGCCGGCCGCGCACGAAGCTCTTCCGGCGCACACCGGCACCGGACGCCGCGGCCGACGCCCCGGCGC carries:
- a CDS encoding histidinol-phosphate transaminase, encoding MSETTPDAAESHNALRLRPEIVALPAYRQGKPAAADAFKLSSNENPFDPLPGVIEAVAAETHFNRYPDATALALRTELAARHHVTPDQVHIGSGSVALLAQLILATSAPGTEVVYSWRSFEAYPGLVTVSGATSVQVPNTPEHGHDLPAIAAAIGPQTSLVIICSPNNPTGTVVGAEEFASFMATVQEDVIVVLDEAYAEFVNAGAAADEPAVNGLPRGAAPLTARYPNLVILRTFSKAYGLAGLRVGFAIGSEAILDAARATAIPLSVTAQAASAAQASLAAEKQLLERVKVIAARRDALHDALTAQGWALPRSFANFLWLPLGAETAAAAATLLEAGLVVRAFPTPENPADAGIRVSIGEEEAVPRLLAAAQGILDSLSPGHPARTER
- a CDS encoding thiamine pyrophosphate-dependent dehydrogenase E1 component subunit alpha; this translates as MVQMLAADGTFAPNAAAEEYLPYFERLGDGDFRQFYRDMVVVRRFDKDAANLQRQGQLALWVPSHGQEAAQVGSAHAARPQDHIFPSYREHVVGLVRGLDLVDILRVLKGVTMGGWDPAEVGNFHLYSFVLASQTLHATGYAMGMQFDGTTATGNPETDEAVMVYYGDGASSQGDVNEALVFASSYQTPQVFFLQNNGWAISVPVERQSRVPLALRGPGFGMPGIQIDGNDVFASYAVTAKHLDDARAGHGPALIEAMTYRIGAHTTADDPTKYRRDAETEAWLPRDPIVRLRAFLEGRGTEQGFFDEVDAEAADFSADARRRTLEVTAPGDEVIFDNVYAEPHPLITEQKAWLEAFEASFEDGTA
- a CDS encoding alpha-ketoacid dehydrogenase subunit beta, which gives rise to MTSNEGAPSANLPLGKAINAGLRAAMSGNDKVLLMGEDIGPLGGVFRVTEGLHAEFGDKRVLDTPLAESGIIGTAIGLAMRGYRPVCEIQFDGFIFPGFDQITTQLSRMRARHGGRISMPVVIRVPYGGHIGSIEHHQESPEAYFAHTPGLRVVSPSNPNDAYWMIQQAIASDDPVLFFEPKSRYWPKGTVEFGAEASAITPLHSSRVVRAGTDVTVVGHGAMISVLLEAAELAAEEGISIEVVDLRSISPIDYAPILESVAKTTRLVVAQEASGFVSVGSEIAATVMEKAFYLLEAPVLRVSGFDTPFPPAAVETQFLPSPDRVLEAVDRALAY
- a CDS encoding dihydrolipoamide acetyltransferase family protein, with the translated sequence MSELTFNLPDVGEGLTEAEIVQWKVAVGDTVAINDVLVEIETAKSLVELPSPFAGIVGAILVEEGTTVDVGTAIITVGSADAAAPAPAVQGSGAAASVAADAAATVSVESDAAAADSADDKPGAVLVGHGSSATSGSRRRRARSHAAAHETLAPPAAHPAPAAPAAPAAPAAAAVRPSTPRIAVPAASAGPVIAKPPVRKLAKDLDVDLGTVTPTGPIGDITRDDVIRAASQVSVFRNIETPEWPEGREDKIPVKGVRKAIANAMVSSAFSAPHVSLFVDVDATRTMEFVKRLKSSTDFAGVKVSPLLIMAKAMIWAVRRNPTVNAAWGDEEIVVKHYVNLGIAAATPRGLIVPNVKEAQAMSLLQLAGALEQLTITARDGKTSPAEMSGGTITITNIGVFGMDTGTPILNPGEVAIVALGTIKQKPWVVDGEVRARYVTTIGASFDHRVVDGDVASRFLADVASIIEEPALLLD
- a CDS encoding quaternary amine ABC transporter ATP-binding protein; the protein is MSDNPYPAVPTGPAVRATSLYKAFGRKPLDTVARLRAGAERGSLPAEQTAAVIDASFEVKRGEIFVVMGLSGSGKSTLIRMLNGLLAPTSGTVEVAGTTITGLAPKQLRAVRRQSISMVFQHFALLPHRTVIDNVAYGLEVQGVPLEERRARANTIIGIVGLAGWEDKLPAQLSGGMQQRVGLARALAADTDILLMDEAFSALDPLIRREMQEQLVELQAELGKTIIFITHDLNEAMFLGDRIAVMRDGRIVQIGTPEEILTDPANDYVAQFVQDVDRARVLTASSVMEPARAIVSLSAGPRAALRTMRDLQTSAAYVLGNGRTLLGVVRDRDVIRQVRNRETDLSLIVRHDLSAVDADTNLSDLVEASVESDLPLAVVDSRTRLLGVIPRVTLLAALGNVSSHTGEVPVMIDPPATIPVDVVTETLLATGGPTEPADAALEGSLR
- a CDS encoding ABC transporter permease, with amino-acid sequence MIPALLPSAPPTSPVIPLGPWVEAFIEFLTETLGWFFGALRAAFGGLYDVVDLALAAPPFWAVIAVVTLLGLYLRGWLFAAGSALGLVLIVLLGQWGNAMDTLALVLVASAIAIIVSVPLGILAARSGTASAVIKPILDFMQTMPAFVYLIPALILFRVGVVPGIVATIIFAMAPGVRMTELGIRGVDKEVVEAAHAFGSSPARILRQIQLPLAMPTILAGINQVIMLSLSMVVIAGMVGAGGLGGQVVASLNRIDVALGFEAGLSVVILAIILDRMTAALGRPRTKLFRRTPAPDAAADAPARAAEPVAA